One window of the Sulfitobacter alexandrii genome contains the following:
- a CDS encoding xanthine dehydrogenase family protein molybdopterin-binding subunit, with product MGRAGTIARRTFLVGSVAVVGGVAFGAYVYKRPVKNPLEADLQPGEATFNPFVKVDAQGVTLITPRADVGQGAYSIQAHLLAEELDVDLAEVRIDPGMPSPAYYNSVVAAEGFPIAATSDSLMARTGRGAAEVAAKVLGLQLTGGSSTVPDMYDRLRHAGAVARETLLAAAARQTGLDRDQLSTDKGAVVLPDGMRLAYADLAATAAEIAPVQDVTLRDPSEWRALGKAHMRTDTVAKSTGTQLYGVDMWMEGMVHATTRTNPALGGGILGYDAGEAEKMRGVRAILPISSGFAVVADNTWRAFRAADAVKPDWGPSPYTGDSAAQFAAVAASLVADRQDSRFKDEGDVDSALESGEVLEAEYRIPYLAHAPLEPMSVVVHLADGVLDIWTGTQIPRFVQDGAAAVAGIEPDAVRVHVLMSGGSFGRRLEDDYVRQAVEIAVQMPDTPIKMVWTREEDMTHDFPRPLAIGRARGAVRDGQVAAYDLGIAAPSVAASSLGRLGQPVIGPDVAIVAGAWDQPYAIPDYRVTGYRVPPMVPVSSWRSVGASGNGFLHETFLDELCHAAGADPLEERLRLCWHATSRKVLEAVGDMSNWGSDLGTGRGRGVAFTLSFGVPVAEVVEVTQTERGLRIDKVFVAADVGRVLDPVNFEAQLSGGVIWGLGHAMNCELTYVDGAAQQNNFHAFEGMRLYQTPQITIRGLENGDRIRGIGEPGVPPAAPALGNAIFAATGQRIRELPFSKHVDFA from the coding sequence ATGGGACGGGCGGGAACCATCGCGCGGCGCACGTTCCTCGTGGGGTCGGTCGCGGTAGTGGGGGGGGTCGCCTTTGGCGCCTATGTCTACAAGCGCCCGGTGAAGAACCCGCTCGAGGCCGATCTGCAGCCGGGCGAAGCGACGTTCAATCCTTTCGTCAAGGTGGATGCGCAGGGTGTGACCCTGATCACTCCGCGGGCGGACGTGGGGCAGGGCGCTTATTCGATCCAGGCGCACCTGCTGGCCGAGGAGCTTGACGTGGACCTCGCCGAAGTGCGGATCGACCCCGGCATGCCATCGCCCGCCTATTACAACAGCGTCGTCGCGGCCGAAGGATTTCCCATCGCGGCGACCTCTGACAGCCTGATGGCCCGCACCGGTCGCGGTGCGGCGGAGGTGGCTGCAAAGGTGCTTGGCCTGCAACTGACCGGTGGCTCCTCGACGGTGCCGGACATGTACGACCGCCTGCGCCACGCGGGGGCCGTCGCGCGCGAAACGCTGCTGGCTGCCGCGGCGCGGCAGACCGGACTGGATCGCGACCAGTTGAGCACCGACAAGGGGGCGGTGGTGCTGCCCGACGGGATGCGGCTGGCCTATGCGGACCTTGCCGCCACGGCCGCCGAGATCGCGCCGGTGCAGGACGTCACCCTGCGCGACCCGTCGGAATGGCGTGCGCTGGGCAAGGCGCACATGCGGACCGACACGGTGGCGAAATCGACCGGCACGCAGCTTTACGGCGTCGACATGTGGATGGAAGGGATGGTCCATGCCACGACCCGCACCAACCCTGCGCTGGGCGGCGGGATACTCGGGTATGACGCGGGCGAGGCCGAGAAGATGCGCGGCGTGCGGGCGATCCTGCCGATTTCGAGCGGGTTCGCGGTGGTCGCGGACAACACGTGGCGCGCCTTCCGCGCGGCGGATGCCGTCAAGCCGGACTGGGGGCCATCGCCCTATACCGGCGACAGCGCGGCGCAATTCGCTGCCGTGGCCGCGTCCCTTGTCGCGGATCGGCAGGACAGCCGGTTCAAGGATGAAGGCGATGTGGACTCCGCACTGGAAAGCGGCGAAGTGCTGGAGGCGGAGTACCGTATTCCCTATCTCGCCCATGCGCCCCTCGAACCGATGTCGGTTGTGGTGCACCTGGCGGACGGCGTGCTCGACATCTGGACAGGCACCCAGATTCCCCGCTTCGTCCAGGACGGCGCCGCGGCCGTGGCGGGGATCGAGCCCGACGCCGTGCGCGTTCATGTCCTGATGTCGGGGGGCAGTTTCGGGCGGCGGCTCGAAGACGACTATGTCCGGCAGGCTGTGGAGATCGCGGTGCAGATGCCCGACACGCCGATCAAGATGGTCTGGACCCGCGAAGAGGACATGACCCATGACTTTCCCCGGCCGCTGGCGATCGGTCGCGCGCGGGGCGCGGTCAGGGACGGGCAGGTCGCGGCCTACGACCTCGGCATCGCGGCGCCCTCCGTCGCGGCCTCTTCTCTGGGGCGATTGGGACAGCCCGTGATCGGCCCCGACGTCGCGATCGTCGCGGGGGCATGGGACCAGCCTTACGCGATCCCCGACTACCGGGTCACCGGCTACCGCGTGCCGCCCATGGTCCCGGTCAGTTCGTGGCGGTCGGTCGGGGCGTCGGGCAACGGTTTCCTGCACGAAACCTTTCTGGACGAGCTTTGCCACGCAGCGGGCGCCGACCCTTTGGAAGAGCGTCTGCGCCTGTGCTGGCACGCGACGTCGCGCAAGGTGCTCGAGGCGGTTGGCGACATGTCGAACTGGGGCAGCGACCTTGGCACCGGGCGGGGGCGGGGCGTGGCCTTCACCCTGTCGTTCGGGGTGCCGGTGGCCGAGGTGGTCGAGGTCACGCAGACGGAGAGGGGCCTGCGTATCGACAAGGTATTCGTCGCGGCCGACGTGGGCCGGGTGCTGGATCCGGTGAACTTCGAAGCGCAGCTTTCGGGCGGCGTGATCTGGGGGCTGGGCCACGCCATGAACTGCGAACTGACCTACGTCGACGGTGCGGCCCAGCAGAACAATTTCCATGCCTTTGAAGGCATGCGCCTGTACCAGACGCCGCAGATCACCATCCGCGGGCTGGAGAACGGCGACCGGATACGCGGCATCGGCGAGCCGGGCGTGCCGCCCGCGGCACCGGCCCTCGGCAACGCGATCTTTGCCGCGACCGGCCAGCGTATTCGCGAACTGCCCTTCTCGAAGCACGTGGATTTCGCCTGA